The genomic segment CTTTCAGGATGGTTATACTCCATTGCGTTGATCAGGCCATGATACATTTGGATGCTTCAAGTTTTTCAGAACTCTCGCTGTTCGTCAAAAGATCAGAAACGATCGGTGCATTCAGTGTAAAAAGCCTTTCCAACTTTGGTGAAAAGAAGCTACGAATTTCGTCGTGGTTCTTAGCTTGTCGGTTTTCAAAACCTAACACTCGAATTCCATTAGGTGGTGATTCATCTCCACAACTCTTCAAAATTGCGGAATTTTTTCGCCACTTTTTCATAAAACATTCTTTCGCGCATGAAACCAAACTAAATATTAAAAAAATATGAACTTATTATTCACTCGATACTGTCTGCGACGGGAAAACAAATTATTCAAGGGCACGGGCGGCGTCAGTCGGTGTAATCGACAGTTTCGTTTTGAGCCGGCCTTTCGTGACCTGGAAACAGGCGTAATTTATCCTTCCTGTCATGGAGACGGCTCTCCGGCTCCATGTCACCTTCTGGATGGATTGCCTTCGAACCTGGCGGTTGCACGGGATGGAAAGGGACGAGTCACGGCGGTAAAGTCGAGCGTCATTGCCGGATTCGTCCGAGAAGGAAGTTTTTATA from the Gammaproteobacteria bacterium genome contains:
- a CDS encoding hypothetical protein (Evidence 5 : Unknown function): MNLLFTRYCLRRENKLFKGTGGVSRCNRQFRFEPAFRDLETGVIYPSCHGDGSPAPCHLLDGLPSNLAVARDGKGRVTAVKSSVIAGFVREGSFYTREEAAQAVATRSSTQHHHFAFN